Proteins found in one Lepeophtheirus salmonis chromosome 9, UVic_Lsal_1.4, whole genome shotgun sequence genomic segment:
- the LOC121124175 gene encoding uncharacterized protein, whose protein sequence is MKCFIIVALVLVGVTTSEVSKPSFLFQGSWLEMIEKRSGTVEYLKQHGVSEAIATEYSKGPITMQCIQLTEEGYKITGIQNNLPYNTSITWRKQAKLPYVSLLGVSFESDGEVLKDATNYNVMRFNTYNKTTGALAFFTQRVFTSEGYMNYSHTHAASMTTFYTLYQKQE, encoded by the exons CTTGGTTGGAGTAACCACTTCTGAGGTTTCCAA GCCATCCTTTTTGTTTCAAGGATCTTGGCTTGAAATGATAGAAAAACGAAGTGGTACAGTAGAGTATTTAAAGCAGCACGGTGTTAGCGAGGCCATTGCCACTGAATATAGCAAAGGTCCAATAACGATGCAATGTATTCAATTAACTGAAGAGGGTTACAAAATTACAGGAATAC agaataatCTTCCTTATAATACATCCATAACATGGAGGAAACAAGCCAAATTGCCATACGTGAGCTTATTAGGAGTTAGTTTCGAATCTGATGGAGAGGTTTTGAAAGATGCtacaaattataatgtaatgCGTTTCAATACTTATAACAAAACAACAGGCGCTCTGGCTTTCTTCACTCAACGCGTTTTTACGAGTGAAGGGTACATGAATTATAGTCATACACATGCTGCATCGATGACAACCTTTTACACTCTGTACCAAAAAcaggaataa